The following proteins come from a genomic window of Paucimonas lemoignei:
- the fbpC gene encoding ABC transporter, which produces MSQPLLLNLRNLACGYQDQRVVQDLNLHLNAGDIGCLLGSSGCGKTTTLRAIAGFEPVHAGEISLAGDVISRPGFTLPPEKRRIGMVFQDYALFPHLSVAENIGFGIRKHPRLKQVTDELLALVNLDALGRRYPHELSGGQQQRVALARALAPEPQLLLLDEPFSNLDGELRRRLSHEVRDILKARGTSAILVTHDQEEAFAVSDHVGVFKEGRLEQWDTPYNLYHEPLTPFVASFIGQGYFIRGLMVDPQSVQTELGVLQGNRAYPSSKGSAVEVLLRPDDIVYAPDSELKARVTSRTFQGASTLYRLQLPTGTQLEAIFPSHADYQAGEQVGIRVAAEHLVLFPTAGSVAVQKAG; this is translated from the coding sequence CACCTCAACGCAGGCGACATCGGTTGCCTGCTGGGTTCTTCTGGCTGCGGCAAGACCACCACGCTGCGCGCGATTGCAGGCTTTGAACCGGTCCATGCCGGTGAAATAAGCCTGGCGGGCGACGTCATATCCAGGCCCGGCTTTACATTACCGCCTGAAAAACGCCGGATTGGCATGGTCTTTCAGGACTACGCCCTGTTCCCGCATTTAAGCGTGGCCGAAAACATCGGTTTCGGGATTCGCAAACACCCGCGCCTTAAACAAGTGACAGACGAGTTGCTGGCACTGGTCAATCTTGATGCTCTGGGCAGGCGCTACCCCCACGAGCTGTCGGGCGGCCAGCAGCAACGGGTGGCACTGGCCCGGGCCTTGGCGCCGGAGCCACAATTGCTGCTGCTCGATGAGCCATTTTCCAACCTGGACGGCGAACTGCGCAGGCGTCTTAGTCATGAAGTGCGCGACATCCTTAAAGCCCGAGGCACCAGCGCGATTCTGGTGACCCATGATCAGGAAGAGGCGTTCGCGGTCAGTGACCACGTCGGCGTATTCAAGGAAGGTCGCCTCGAACAATGGGATACGCCCTACAACCTGTATCACGAACCGCTGACACCTTTTGTTGCCAGCTTCATTGGCCAGGGCTATTTCATACGCGGCTTGATGGTCGACCCGCAGTCGGTGCAAACCGAACTGGGCGTGCTGCAGGGCAATCGCGCCTATCCGAGCAGCAAGGGCAGCGCCGTCGAAGTGCTGCTGCGCCCCGACGACATCGTCTATGCGCCAGACAGCGAACTTAAAGCCCGTGTCACCAGCCGAACCTTTCAGGGCGCTTCAACCTTGTACCGTCTGCAACTGCCCACCGGCACCCAGCTGGAAGCGATCTTCCCCAGCCATGCGGATTATCAGGCCGGGGAACAGGTCGGGATTCGGGTTGCGGCGGAGCATCTGGTGTTGTTTCCAACAGCGGGAAGTGTGGCGGTGCAGAAGGCGGGCTGA
- the ybaK gene encoding ybaK/ebsC protein: MTPALDLLKKVRAEHHIHSYEHDPKAASYGLEAAEKLGLEPAQVFKTLLASTEKGELLVAVVPVVGTLDLKALASAAKAKKVEMADPAAAQRSTGYLLGGISPLGQKKRLRTFIDSSAESFATIYVSAGRRGLEVELAPAILAEHTNAVFAPVGRG; this comes from the coding sequence ATGACACCCGCATTGGATCTGTTGAAAAAAGTTCGCGCCGAACATCATATCCACAGCTACGAGCATGACCCCAAGGCCGCGTCTTATGGGCTGGAGGCGGCCGAAAAGCTTGGGCTGGAGCCTGCTCAGGTGTTCAAGACGCTGTTGGCGAGCACTGAAAAGGGTGAATTGCTGGTGGCCGTTGTGCCTGTTGTCGGCACTTTGGACCTTAAAGCCTTGGCCAGCGCTGCCAAGGCGAAGAAGGTCGAGATGGCAGACCCGGCGGCGGCGCAGCGCTCGACGGGTTATCTGTTGGGAGGCATCAGCCCGCTGGGCCAGAAGAAGCGCTTGCGCACGTTTATCGACAGCAGTGCCGAGTCATTCGCAACTATCTACGTCAGCGCCGGGCGGCGCGGGCTGGAGGTGGAGCTGGCGCCTGCGATATTGGCTGAGCACACCAATGCGGTCTTTGCGCCGGTTGGGCGGGGGTAA